In Thermotoga sp. Ku-13t, one genomic interval encodes:
- a CDS encoding alkaline phosphatase family protein encodes MGRMLLEKIDDGLFKPHYERFSLVNLANFVLKHFNAQPIHEPYPLEHFISGISEGVEKIVFFLIDALGMSSLERLMNRERVFHEYVVIEATSVFPTTTSAAITSLLTGATPVEHGVLGYILYIRQLGTLLNMIELSSPIMGKVTSTLSNRELMFEKTIFERLLEMGVKSFVLTSKTIRGSGLSNLVNVGASVRSYQSFGDMFSKFREILQENGPFFGFVYWGLLDSIGHKLGVDSDAFESELYWLLKMLMREILPVLPHNTLLIVLGDHGQIFTPWEKETWWSWKDEVSTFFSVPPGGEMRMMHIYTNQPDAVVEYLNKKYRDRALVLTKEQALNEKLFGETAEVPGASVERIGDVILIARENYSFYFKYTGKEESLKSKHGSLTQEELLVPLMIFRR; translated from the coding sequence ATGGGCAGGATGTTGCTGGAGAAAATTGACGATGGATTGTTCAAACCACATTATGAACGATTTTCCCTGGTGAACCTGGCTAACTTCGTGTTGAAACATTTCAACGCGCAGCCGATTCATGAACCTTACCCACTTGAACATTTCATCTCTGGCATATCTGAAGGAGTTGAGAAAATCGTCTTCTTTCTCATAGACGCCCTCGGCATGTCGAGCCTTGAAAGGCTCATGAACAGAGAGCGCGTTTTCCATGAATACGTCGTCATAGAAGCAACGTCTGTGTTCCCGACAACGACTTCCGCAGCCATAACTTCTTTGCTGACAGGTGCAACCCCTGTTGAGCACGGAGTTCTTGGCTACATCCTCTACATACGACAACTCGGAACGCTTCTGAACATGATAGAGCTTTCTTCCCCCATCATGGGCAAAGTTACCTCAACGTTGAGCAACAGGGAACTGATGTTCGAAAAAACGATCTTCGAGAGGCTCCTCGAAATGGGTGTGAAGAGTTTCGTTCTCACTTCGAAAACGATCAGGGGTTCCGGCCTTTCGAATCTCGTGAATGTGGGTGCCTCGGTCAGATCTTATCAGAGTTTCGGAGACATGTTCTCCAAGTTCCGAGAGATTCTGCAGGAAAATGGTCCGTTTTTCGGTTTCGTTTACTGGGGACTGCTCGATTCGATTGGTCACAAGCTGGGTGTGGATTCGGATGCATTCGAGAGCGAGCTGTACTGGCTGTTGAAGATGCTGATGAGAGAAATTCTACCCGTGCTGCCGCACAACACCCTGCTCATCGTGCTGGGTGATCATGGTCAGATCTTCACACCGTGGGAGAAAGAAACCTGGTGGTCCTGGAAAGATGAGGTTTCGACTTTTTTCTCCGTGCCACCCGGGGGCGAGATGAGGATGATGCACATTTACACAAACCAGCCGGATGCGGTGGTAGAATATTTGAATAAAAAGTACAGAGACAGAGCGCTGGTTTTGACCAAAGAGCAGGCGCTGAACGAGAAGCTTTTTGGTGAAACGGCAGAAGTACCAGGAGCGAGCGTTGAAAGAATTGGTGACGTCATCCTGATAGCGAGAGAGAATTACTCTTTCTATTTCAAATACACGGGAAAAGAAGAGAGTCTGAAGTCCAAGCATGGAAGCTTGACCCAGGAAGAGTTGCTCGTACCGTTGATGATCTTCCGGAGGTGA